The nucleotide window TCCATGATAGTTTAGAATAACGTTAGCTCCTCTCTCTGTTTATGCCTCCTTTTGGAAGATTTTTTCGATATCAATGTCTTTTTACTTAAAATCAATCTTCATAGTTATCAGTTACTTTTGCTAATATATTTCTCGGATGGTATTTGGATTACTTACAAGTTAAAATTAGTTAGATATTGCATACTGAAATCATTGTGGCGTTTCAGGATGCGGCCTACTAGTCTTTCAACTAACTCTGTATCCATTGGTTGAGAGGTATTTTGGTCCTATTGTCATTGCTCGAATTGCAGGAGTAAGCACTTGATTTGTAAAATATGTTAAACTCCTGAGTTCTCTCCGGACTTACAGAAAATCTATAAGTTACTTATAATACCGTGATATGATCAGGTTTTGTCAATTCCCTTGTTGGCGTGTTACCCTTATATTGCTATGCTCTCTGGGACTGCTCTCTCTGTGGCGATAAATTTTGCATCCTTGTTGAAGAATGCTTTATCTGTAAGTGCTTTTCTTACCAGTCGATCTATTTTTGCTACCAAGTATCCTTGTGCACATACAACATGCAAAACCAATACCTAGATGATGAATGTGCAAGGCCTCTCTTTTAAGCAATCTCTCTATCACGAAAAGATATGTTAGCTAATAGGAGTCCGTTGTTAGAAAATGAACTATATTCTACATACGAATATTGAAATTTATGATCTAAAATTCTAACATTTGACTTCAAATTGCCTCCAGATCTGTATCATAACAGGGTTGTTCATATTGCAAAACAAATCAGTGGTAAATTCTTCTTTGCTCTCTCCTTTAAAAGCTATATCTTGTAATTGTCAATTGGTTCACATGGTCGTGGTGTGATATCAAATAATTTATAACCACAGGACCAGCGACAACGTGGAGCTGCTAATGGACTAGCCATGACATCTCAGTCATTTTTCAAAGCTATAGGTCCAGCAGGGGCAGGAGTACTGTGAGTTCACttactttgtttttctttagaACTAGGAACGCGAATCTCTTTTCTTAGAGCTAAAACTGtcgtcttttcttgatttgtgtaGCTTTTCTTGGGCACAAAAAAGACTTGACGCTCCCATTCTTCCAGGTAATGACCAAATAACTGAGTTCAGTTGAACTCGTAGCACATACATTGCATCCACCTATCCTCTCTCCGATGTTTATATACGTTTGTGTTCAACTCGAATGCAGGTGCTCAAGTAGTATTCTTTGTGCTGAATGTGATTGAAGCAATTGGTGTGTTGCTGACATTCAAACCATTCCTTATTGaaacacaaaatactaattaatCAGAGGAGAACTTGTGATCTTGTTTGGAGCACTTTACCCTAGATCGAATTCGAATTTAGTCGGGATCCAATGCGGATACTagacattaaaaaaaacactatGTATCTCTtgaataattcattttttctgcTAGCAATTATTTTTAGGTTAGaggttattttttatgtttgtgtgGGATGTGGAACTTCATTCATACACAAAGTTCTAATGTAGTACATCAATGAAAggaaaatttacatatttgcAAACTTGTAGGCATTTTGTCTCGTGGAAAATCAAACACATACTTTTAtcatatatttgatatatatcatttttcgtctaataaatcaattatttatcaataaaaatacatgcattaaataattatattactatttaattcttatattataatttcatcgttataatatatttgttcaacCTCATAAGAATCTTATATACAAAAAGTTACTCACAAAAGGGTACGTTTGGTTCGAAGAGAaggaaaatactttttttagaaaataaatagattttttaCTCATCTTCTAATATTTGATaggtaaataaaaatattttatttcagaaACATTTCTATGTAATCTAATAAAAACACTATCGGCTTTCGGGGATCAAGGATGGTGGCAGTGGCATGGTTAAAGGATGGGGGTTGCGATGTGTCGATGGATGAAAGGAGatcataaatttgaaaaatcatttctgaaatatttttcaatttttttaaccaatcaaacataaaaaaagttaaaaatattttcgtcTATACCAAACACACAAGAATTCCGTTTCATATTCTCTTCTAGTAGGGTCCAGAGATATGCGTTTTGTACTACTTGTTGTTAGAGTTAgtctaaaaaaattgattttgtttgtttttattatatttaattatttagttattcattgaataaaataataaagtgcttttgtttgtttgtttttatataaACAAAGTCTTGTAGTCACTATTGGCGTCTTTgtgttgtttatttttatttatttctcctTTTGGAGTGATTGCCAAGTTTTAAATTTGGTTCATGTAGCAAACTTGTTTATGAACTCTATCACATAACataaattatagaaaaaattacattaagtACTCATTTATATTAGTTGGTAAGCTTTAAgggttttaaaataattttataaataaataattatgtatttgaattgaaataatgaaaatactAGTAATACAAAATTAATGTATTTGATGAAAAGTGctaataagtttttttatgtCAAACTGATTAATATAGTTATAAAAGTTATTTGttgatattataaaatatatgatcAAATTAAAAGTGTTTAAAACTAGTGCTTGCCTATAgatttagttaaattttgaaaaatgaatttttaaagttatgttTGAACATGCATTTTACTTgaagaatttaatattttttttttgtgaatgaagattaaaaaaacattaagttttttttttgtaggatGTCAAATTTCATGgacaataatattttcaattttattttatttttttgaaaaaagaaattactttcaaaatttatggtcaaaccGAGGTTAAGTTGAGAATGATCAATTTATATAACTTTCAACTAATTTTAGCTTATAAGCATTTTAATTTGGTGATTATCAAATACACagataaatattgaattttaaaattttacttctGAATATCAAATTATCAAATTTTTTGACTCAGTTCGATAATTTAATTTTACGATATTTTATGTTCAATCCTACTTAACACacacaaataaataatagttcaaatatctaaataaaatttccGTTATCATCGATATACTAAGCCAAATATAAACGTGTATATATATGCAACGGaagagaataacctttcattcattcttcataaaaataaatggcGGGCGAATTAGAAACTCCGCtgataaataagaaatattacTACGAAAACTGTCCGGGTTGTAATGTGGATCAACACAAGTCGGGTCAAGCGGGTTTACCCATTAAGGAGCTCTTCACTATATGGATTGTCATCCTTGGTACAGGTAATTCGTTAACGATTACATAAAATATGTTCGAATCAGTTTTCACGTACCTCAACTAATATCAAGATTATCGTACTGCTTTCTCATGGGGATATTATTCCGTCATTTgagaaagaaattttttttctatcattAGTTTTCGTTTTCCACTTTCAGAatacatagtttttttttttctaaatcgCTTACGTAGGGACAATTAATTCGTAGTAGCATGTGaatcaaataataaatgagGAACCCctatcaatttaaaaataaaattttgttagaATTTTCTCACTTTCTCTATTCAGGTAAATAAGTTTCTTGATATTAATTACCAAATAAGAGATGTGATAAGTAAGAACATTATTTCCtccatccacttttaattgtcatagttttttttttaaagtcaaacaataagaactttgactaacattttccaatgtattttttatcatattgatatgcaaaaaattgtaatttatagtacttttcgtataatttttgaatatctaaagtttttgtttaaaatatcaaattagtgTAACTTTAAAAATTGGTGACTTTTGAAAAccgcaacatgacaattaaaaaaggACGGAGGAAGTATCTATTTTATGGggaataagaaaatatttttcttggtAGTGTCGTTAGTAATGAATGACTTATAATTTACACTAATGGacattgaaatttgaagttcatGTGTATAATTATCTATGTTAACTTTTCAAGTCTGATAAgcattttatgattttttggtTAATTATCAGCACTTCCAATATCATCACTCTTTCCATTTCTTTATTTCATGGTAAGATCTCTCAATTCTTTTGGTCTATTACGTTCTTGTTGTTCAAGTCTTGTCGAATAAGTTTGGTGTAGTGGTAACTggtaaggtttgcatacattttacgatttcactgggtatgttattgttgtacaGAAAAAGGACTTTCACATTGCAAAGAGAGAGGAAGATATTAGTACATATGCAGGTTATGTAGGTAAAGCTTATTTCATACCATCATAATTTGTATGTTGAGATATATGATCTTATATAAAAGTCTGTCGAAATTCGAAGAAATACTTATGATCAATTTCCTGAAAATACTGAAGGTTCTGCATTTATGCTTGGAAGAGCTTTGACATCTGTTTTTTGGGGAGCAGTGGCTGATCGATATGGACGAAAACCAGTTATAGTTTTCGGCACTTTTGTAGTGTAAGATTAATCCTTATTGCAAATGTTCTTCATTCACTTAAATGTCAACAAGTTTATACTGCTTTTTTGGTTTCAGGGTTGTTTTCAATACTCTCTTTGGTCTTAGTGTCAACTTTTGGATGGCAATCACTACGCGatttcttcttggttttttaaaTGGTTTGATTGGACCAATAAAGGTATCCGATTGGCTTAATACTATCTTACATGAATTCAGTTCTGTATCAGCTATTCTTTTAAGATGCTTACCTCCCATGTTTAGGCATATGCTGCAGAAATCTTTCGTGAAGAATATCAAGCACTGGGAATGTCAACGGTAATATATGTTATGCAAATGATTTCTAACAAACGAAAGGAATGCATTTCTGAATGACCATTTATAGAATGGATTTTATGTTTCAGATTAGTACTGCTTGGGGGATTGGATTGATTATTGGTCCAGCTTTAGGAGGCTTCCTTGCTCAGGTATTTTCCTTTGCATAGCTATATATGTCCTTATTTGTACTAGTTCATTAGCACGTATGCTCTAAATGTCCGCTTTGAACTCAGCCTGCAGAGAAATATCCAGACGTATTCTCAAAGGATTCTATATTTGGGAGGTATTCTGCCTTCTTTCTtttcataattgtgtatcttctTATGTTGCTTGAATTGCTACTCGACTCCAATGTATGATATTTCTCTGCAGATTTCCCTACTTCCTGCCTTGCTTATGCATATCACTGTTTTCCTTGGCTGTGGGTATTGCTTCATTTTGGCTCCCGGTAAATCTACCTGATTACATCAATATTAGTTCTGTCAAATCTTGTTTGTAGTCATACAATTAGTATATTTCACCTCCTGCATGAACAAGGAATTGTGGTAATAGGGTGGTATTCGTCTTTAAAGCTCATGGATTTTGCAGGAAACATTACACAATCATGATTCAAGAATGCCGCCTCAAAGTTCATATGAGGCTCTGGAGGAGGCTGCATCTGATGCAAAAGACGGAAATGAATCAGCCCCAAAAGAAAACCTTTTTAAGAACTGGCCATTGATGTCATCGATCATCTTATACTGTGTCTTTTCTCTTCATGATATGGCTTATACAGAGGTATACCATATCATTAAAACGTAGATCATGCTTGTTCTTTCATTCTTGTGGCACCAGAGACattgtataactaatccattaCATCATCCTATATCCTGTTTGCTTCTGCAGATCTTCTCATTATGGACTGTGAGCCCCAGAAAGTTTGGAGGCTTAGGTTATTCAACTGTTGATGTTGGTGAAGTACTATCGATCTCAGGTACATGCGAATTTTCTAGTAACTTACATTCTTTTGTAGATAAATGAACCTTGATTGTACTCACATAGTGATCAAGatttcattttcatatttttaaagcatCTGAGTTGTCTCCTGGCCTGTTTACATAGACTGAACTACAGCTAATACATTTCATTTTCATATAGTGATCGATAAGATGTTGCATAATGAAAATCGTGATGGTGCATGTTTCAGGATTCGGCCTTCTAGTCTTTCAACTATCTCTATATCCATTGGTTGAGAAGTGTGTTGGCCCTATCGTCATTGCTCGAGTTGCAGGAGTAAgcacttaaacttgtaaaaTACGTTCAACTCTTGCATTCTATTGATCCAAGCTTACAGAAAATCTTGAAGTAACTTAAAATTCCCTGATATGATCAGGTTTTGTCCATTCTTGTGCTGACAAGTTACCCTTATATCGCCATGCTATCTGGGATCGCCCTCTCTGTTGCAATAAATTTTGCATCTGTGATCAAGAATGCTTTATGTGTAAGTGTTCTTTCTGGTGTCTGTAATTTTTCTTACCAACCAGTATCTTTACCATTCATATGGAAGCAAAATTTCTACACGCGAACTATGTTCTGCCTACTAATATTGAAATTTATGATCTCAAAATCTCTAACATTTGACATCAAATTGTCTCCAGATATCTATCATAACAGGGTTGTTCATATTGCAAAACAAAGCAGTGGTAAATTCTTCTTTGCTCTCTCCTTTAAAAGCTACGTATATCTTGTAATTGTCGATTACAGAAGCATTATATCATCCATGCCATAGGTTTCACTTGTTTTTGGACTGATATTATATGATTCATAACCTCAGGACCAGAGACAGCGTGGAGCTGCTAATGGAATTGCTATGACAGCAATGTCAATTTTTAAAGCTATAGGTCCAGCAGGGGCAGGAGTACTGTGAGTTCACTTACTTTGTTATTCTTTAGAACTAGGAACGCAAATCTCTTTTTTTACAGCTAAAACTGTCGTCTTTTCTTGGTTTGTGTAGCTTTTCTTGGGCACAAAAAAGGCTTGACGCTTCCATTCTTCCAGGTAATGACCAAATAACTGAATTCATTTAAACTCATAGCACATATACATTGCATCCGCCTATGCTCTCTCGGatcatttttatatatgtttgtgtTCAACTCGAATGCAGGTGATCAAGTGGTGTTCTTTGTGCTGAATGTGATTGAGGCAATTGGTGTGTTGCTGACATTCAAACCATTCCTTGTTGAAAAACAAACAACTTGATGTGTCTCTCTTGAATGtcattttttgttatgtttgtgTAGGATGTGTAACTTCATTCATCCACTAGTTCTAATATAGTACATcgtaaaatttacatatttgaaaacttTAGAATATTATAGGCATTTTGTACTTAGCTTTGTTGTAAGGGCTCCAATTAGCCCAACAAGGAAATCTAACTCCTCGTGTTTGATGACACTATTGGATAATCAAggcataatattaaaaatattcatggaCTCTTCAAGAATCGCGAATCATTCTTTTGAACCTCATCACTAGTGTAACATACCTATAGAGGGGCTGATGTGGTTGCAGACATACTAGCTAAGTGTGGAAGTCCAAATAGCTTCATCTCTGCACAAAAATTATCAATTGGCGATTTTTGTCCAACAAGTTGTTTGAGAGGATTTTTTGACAGCAAGTTGTTCATTTTGTTCATCAAATCGACACTAATTTACTAGCTAGTAGTTCTAGTTCCTCGAATATGTCCATTTCTTGTAGCATCCCCTCTGGAGGGTGTAACTTTAGTTTAGATTCTTTTGAGATTAATTCTTAGTAGTTCTTTTAAGCCACATTTCTCCTGGTATGattaacttttaatattaataatatagtatatctttttgaccaaaagaaaaaataatattttgtcaATTGCTTATGTTCAAAATGTATGTTATGAAAATGTGAATGTAGCGCGATAATTTTTCTCCGATATCAAAAgtcacaaaaattatttttcatgcaATAACACATAGTTTAGTGACtgtattgttataaaaattaatttcatgacTTTACTAGTATTGAATtgcttatatatatagaaagagagagagatcaTTAGTGAAATAACCCTAGAATTTGTGAATTAACAATACAAGGATTAGTCCATCTAAACAGAAAAGTATCCTTGAAATAAATAGTCTATGTAAAACAATAATTCTTCATGGGCAATTTTACATATGAttgctcaatttttattttatattaccaaaagtcattaaattattttttgtaaataaataaaccacACTCAATAATACATGATATCATAAAAGTTTCGAAATTagtttttataacaaaaaagtCAGTGATATTATGAACGACTGGTTATGAAGGGACCATTTCGTTTTTGTAGGTTGATCcaatttattattcttttcttgTGTCTATTTCGTTATAAGGGATTGATTCACATGTACAATCTTTATAACTTTATGCTATACCCATAAATTGATCAATTCTTATTTGGAAAGATGCACTcaactttttcaaaatttcactCCAAATGATATGATAATTATGCAAAGAATAGTGACCATTTGatgataaaaaatcataatactTGTGTAAAATGTAAAATGAAGTGTTTaataacttttagtacaatAAAATATGTTCCTTTCATTATTAATcacaatataaaaattatttcattattaattactatataaCAATCATTATACACtaatttattaatcaaatataactTGTCTCCAAACACAATTCCATAATGTTATTAGTAATAATTTGTGTATAATTAGTTTAAAGGCGGAACCCATGATAACCCCTTAAAGTTGACACaaattttcacttagacacctcaaatagattttgttcattttaaacacCTCAGGCAGGGCCGTGAGCAGGGACGTGCTATGTCCTTTTGACCCTTTTCTGACAATCAACTAAAATTACAAagtgtgtaatacacttgtgGATGGCATGACATGATGACTAATTAGAAGTTGACATGACATGATGATTAATTAAAagttgacatgtgtcatttgagtataaaatatagtaattttaaaataaagtattaaaaaaaaactactaattttcaataaaataaataaataaaattacctATTTTCTACCACTCCCACCTCCACGTTACATCACCCCGCCCCCATCCCATCAACCTTACTTCCGTCATTTTTGCTTCCCCAACCCTCCCACAATTTTTTGGTtattcttccattttttttataaaaaaaaatcactagattttaattctttttttttccttttttcgttgtaaatttgattttgagaaCCATTTTATCGATAGTGAGGTGAGGTTCTGACAAATATGacattcttcttctagttttttttttgaaaaaaaatatgtgttttgTTCTAATAANTGATCcaatttattattcttttcttgTGTCTATTTCGTTATAAGGGATTGATTCACATGTTTATAACTTTATGCTATACCCATAAATTGATCAATTCTTATTTGGAAAGATGCACTTaactttttcaaaaattcacTCCAAATGATATGATAATTATGCAAAGAATAGTGACCGTTTGatgataaaaaatcataatactTCTGTAAAATGTAAAATGAAGTGTTTAATAACTTTAGTACAATAAAATATGATCCTTTCATTATTAATcacaatataaaaattatttcattattaattactatataaCAATCATTATACACtaatttattaatcaaatataactTGTCTCCAAACTAAACAATTACATAATGTTATTAGTAATAATTTGTGTATAATTAGTTTAAAGGCAAAACCCATCGATAACCCCTTAAAGTTGACACaaattttcacttagacacctcaagtATGTTTGGTTCATTTTAAACACCTCAAGCAGGCCCCGCTATGTCATTTTGATCCTTTTCTAACAATCAACTAAAATTACAaagtgtgtgtaatacacttgcaGATGACATGACATAATGACTAATTAGAagttgacatgtgtcatttgagtataaaatataataattttaaaataaattattaaaaaaaactactaattttctataaaataaataaataaaattacctATTTTCTACCACTCCCACCCCCACCTTACATCACCCCGCCCCCATCCCATCACCTTACTTCCGTATTTTTTGCTTCCCCAACCCTCCCACAATTTTTTGGCtattcttccattttttttatataaaaaaaaaatcattagattttaattcttttttttctttttttgtaaatttgattTTGACAACCATTTTATCGATAGTGAGGTGAGGTTCTGACAAATATGacattcttcttctatttttttttttttaaatgtgtgTTTTGTTCTAATAAATGTTTTCAAAATTAGTGTGATGATTTGTTAAAAAATTGTTCttgtaaatgtttttaaaatttgtgtgataatttttttattttattttttaatattttgcaAGGTTTTTTTCATCATGATTTTTTATGGTGGAAGGTGGAATAAGTGGTAGGGACAaaatgtgaagaagaaggaaaaaaataaaataaaaattaaaaaaaacactccTCACGCGCTCAAAATGGGTGCAACACACCCAATGTGTCAAGTCAGTagaaagtgtcaaaatgacatagcaAAACTcaacatgaggtgtctaaaatgaacaaaaatatagCTAAGATGTCTGAGTGAAAATTAGTGtcaaccaaatgacccctagATTATGTTTGTTAATAATTAGTCACCCTAATTTTTGGTAAAAGCAAAAAATTGGGTCCCAAATCGAAATGTTGTTTGATAAAAGGACTAAATGTGTCAAGTCTAAAAAAATACCTTCGTCTTGCACTTTCCCCAaatcttctcctttctctctaTCTCACTTCGAGCAATGATTGTCTTCTTCTGATTCTTCCAATTTCAGAAAGAAATTTGTTCACCAGATTCTCTAATTTAGTATTTAAATATCCTTAGATTCTCTCAATTTCTGAATGGACAGAATCTGATTTATCATGAGGAAGAAACTTGATACTCGCTTCCCTGCGGTGAGCTCTACTTTACACTCTTTTTTTCCTCTCAAAAGACTATTTCTGTTTCCTTTACTTTGTTTTATAAGTTCGCCATGATCTGTTTATGGGTTGTGTTAGTTTCAATGAATCTTGTGTTTTCTGATGTGGGTTTGAGAGAATTTGGTTTATTTTGTTCTGGGTATGTTGTActtcttgaaaaaaattgtgcttttttttttttttcagttcttGAGTGTTTGTTGTATTTTTGAGAGATTCTGAGCTATGCTGCTTAGTGgttcggtttttttttttcatgggGTTGTTGTTTACCTTTTTTTAGTTGATTTATAGTTTATTGGGGAAATGGATAACTTGAATTTTGACTTCACTTGTACTGTGGCTCGTGTTATAAACAGAAATTGAAGAAAGATGAAGTGAATTCTATGTTTATAGATTCCTATCTGTAACTAAAAGGTTTGCTGTTTATGTTAGGTCGATAGAATTATTATATTGTAAATTCAAGTTGAAAGTTTGAGTCTTTTTAGCAGTAGACAtgggattttttttgtttgaagtaGGATGCAGCCTTGGCCAAGTTTAATGTAGGCAAAGAGCAAAATGGAGCTAGGATTTTGTGTTGTTGGTTAAAGTTTTTGGTTTCATTTATTggtcaaataaagaaaaatattttgctGCTAGTTCTTACTGGATTTAAGGATTTGGTGTTGTGGGTTAAAGTTATTGGTTTCATTTATTggtcaaataaagaaaaatatgttgCTGCTAGTTCTTACTGGATTTTGTACTTATTTGTTATGGTCCATGAAATGACTCAAGTGAGGCAGTACCATGATGTGGTATGCCACCTGTGCTAGTCACCGTGGATCATTGTTGGATACAGAAAGATAAATAGGCAAGTTCTACTTTGTTGcaaattgttgttgttttgcaGTGTAATATCTTTGGGAGCATTTGGAACTTTTTCAGGTTATATAAATTCTTTTTGCTGCTTTGGTGGCCAAAAGCATCTACAACTATGGGGCTTTTTGTTTGGAGCTGACTGTTTGAAgttgtatattttctttaaaactgTAAACCAA belongs to Solanum stenotomum isolate F172 chromosome 1, ASM1918654v1, whole genome shotgun sequence and includes:
- the LOC125867787 gene encoding protein ZINC INDUCED FACILITATOR-LIKE 1-like, with the protein product MAGELETPLINKKYYYENCPGCNVDQHKSGQAGLPIKELFTIWIVILGTALPISSLFPFLYFMKKDFHIAKREEDISTYAGYVGSAFMLGRALTSVFWGAVADRYGRKPVIVFGTFVVVVFNTLFGLSVNFWMAITTRFLLGFLNGLIGPIKAYAAEIFREEYQALGMSTISTAWGIGLIIGPALGGFLAQPAEKYPDVFSKDSIFGRFPYFLPCLCISLFSLAVGIASFWLPETLHNHDSRMPPQSSYEALEEAASDAKDGNESAPKENLFKNWPLMSSIILYCVFSLHDMAYTEIFSLWTVSPRKFGGLGYSTVDVGEVLSISGFGLLVFQLSLYPLVEKCVGPIVIARVAGVLSILVLTSYPYIAMLSGIALSVAINFASVIKNALCISIITGLFILQNKAVDQRQRGAANGIAMTAMSIFKAIGPAGAGVLFSWAQKRLDASILPGDQVVFFVLNVIEAIGVLLTFKPFLVEKQTT